In the genome of Rhizobium sp. NZLR1, one region contains:
- a CDS encoding NmrA family NAD(P)-binding protein: MTDTFLVTGATGETGRYTVQRLLEKGHAVRAMVHKEDQRAEALRSDGAEVVVGDLFEHDDVIRAAAGTAAAYFCYPVRPGIIQTTAYFADAARRAGLKAVINMSQISAREDSKSHAARDHWIAERIFDWSGIPTIHLRPTFFSQWLLYPFARKTIVEQSIIDLPYGAGRHAPIAAEDQARLIALLLADPAAHIGKTYTLHGSTELDQPGIAAAISEVLGRKISYQPLTIPAYRDRLEKFGLPEFLIQHFCAIALDYQNGIFSGADKIIAEVTGVPPMTVQDFVTSHRAAFNTLNAAA, encoded by the coding sequence ATGACTGACACGTTCCTCGTTACCGGCGCGACCGGTGAGACTGGCCGCTACACCGTCCAACGTCTGCTCGAAAAGGGTCATGCCGTCAGGGCCATGGTCCACAAGGAGGACCAGCGGGCCGAGGCGCTTCGCAGCGACGGCGCGGAGGTCGTGGTCGGCGACCTCTTCGAGCATGACGACGTTATCCGCGCCGCCGCCGGCACCGCCGCCGCCTATTTCTGCTATCCCGTCCGTCCCGGCATCATCCAGACGACGGCATATTTCGCCGATGCGGCCAGGCGCGCCGGGCTGAAGGCCGTAATCAACATGTCGCAGATCTCCGCGCGCGAAGATTCCAAGAGCCATGCGGCGCGCGATCACTGGATCGCCGAGCGGATCTTCGACTGGTCGGGTATTCCCACCATCCACCTGCGGCCGACCTTCTTCTCGCAATGGCTGCTCTACCCGTTTGCACGCAAGACGATCGTCGAGCAGAGCATCATCGACCTGCCCTACGGCGCTGGCCGCCATGCGCCGATCGCCGCCGAGGACCAGGCCCGTCTGATCGCCTTGCTGCTGGCCGATCCGGCCGCCCATATCGGCAAGACCTACACGCTTCATGGGTCGACCGAGCTTGACCAGCCGGGCATCGCCGCGGCCATCAGCGAGGTGCTCGGCCGCAAGATCAGCTACCAGCCGCTGACCATCCCCGCCTATCGCGATCGCCTGGAAAAGTTCGGCCTGCCGGAATTTCTGATCCAGCATTTCTGCGCGATCGCCCTCGATTACCAGAACGGGATCTTCTCGGGCGCCGACAAGATCATCGCCGAAGTGACGGGCGTGCCGCCGATGACCGTTCAGGACTTCGTCACCTCGCACCGGGCCGCCTTCAATACCCTGAACGCGGCGGCGTAA
- a CDS encoding MarR family winged helix-turn-helix transcriptional regulator yields the protein MPTPTGPHLCYALAARQNARHLSRLYDNHLAPAGLSVSQFSILSLLEAYQSLKITSLAEMLSMERTTLVRALKPLQMAGWAVAGRADSGRAFDVTLSPSGVAKVAEAIPLWENAQAAFEREVGQDRAVRMRDEILELNLGG from the coding sequence ATGCCGACACCAACTGGTCCCCATCTCTGTTACGCCCTCGCCGCACGCCAGAACGCGCGACATCTGAGTCGTCTCTACGACAATCATCTGGCGCCTGCCGGACTGTCGGTCTCGCAGTTCTCCATCCTGTCCCTGCTCGAGGCCTACCAGAGCCTCAAGATCACCAGTCTGGCTGAAATGCTGAGCATGGAGCGCACGACTCTGGTCCGCGCGCTGAAGCCGCTGCAGATGGCCGGATGGGCTGTCGCCGGCAGAGCCGACAGCGGCCGCGCCTTCGATGTCACACTCTCCCCTTCGGGCGTTGCAAAGGTGGCGGAGGCGATTCCGCTCTGGGAAAACGCCCAGGCCGCGTTTGAGCGGGAGGTCGGACAGGACCGTGCCGTGCGCATGCGCGATGAAATTCTGGAGCTGAACCTCGGCGGGTAG
- a CDS encoding alpha/beta hydrolase: MSTISTPDRTSRRNLLKGAAIAGVGLAAAGASANLAAAKTPASVHAGKLTGDRLVTKDGTSLYFKDWGTGPAVVFSHGYPLSSDAWEDQMFFLLQNGYRVIAHDRRGFGRSSQPAGGYDYDTFADDLAQLVEALDLREATFVGHSMGGGEVARYVARHGQSRVAKVAFVSSVTPFLLKTATNPNGAPKELFDTFRAAVQANRSQWNLEVAMPYYSFNRPGAHISEGLRESYWRQGQATGFLAAYHALGAFSETDFRDDLKKITVPALVVHGSDDQIVPLEISAKLTAGLVPHAKLIVYEGGSHGLLHVDKDRLNADLLAFLRG, translated from the coding sequence ATGTCTACGATCTCAACACCCGACAGAACTTCCCGGCGCAACCTGCTGAAAGGGGCCGCCATCGCCGGCGTCGGACTGGCGGCGGCCGGTGCTAGCGCGAACTTGGCGGCAGCAAAAACGCCCGCGTCAGTCCATGCCGGGAAGCTCACAGGCGACCGCTTGGTCACGAAAGACGGCACCAGCCTCTACTTTAAGGACTGGGGCACCGGTCCGGCCGTGGTGTTCAGCCATGGCTATCCGCTCTCGTCCGACGCCTGGGAGGACCAGATGTTCTTCCTGTTGCAGAATGGCTACCGCGTCATCGCCCATGACCGCCGGGGTTTTGGCCGATCAAGCCAGCCGGCCGGTGGTTACGACTACGATACCTTCGCCGATGATCTGGCCCAGCTCGTCGAGGCGCTCGATCTGCGCGAGGCGACATTCGTCGGCCATTCGATGGGCGGTGGAGAGGTCGCACGCTATGTCGCGCGCCATGGCCAGAGCCGCGTCGCCAAGGTCGCCTTCGTCTCCTCGGTGACACCTTTCCTGCTGAAGACTGCGACCAACCCGAACGGTGCGCCAAAGGAACTGTTCGATACATTCCGTGCGGCGGTGCAGGCAAACCGGTCACAGTGGAATCTCGAGGTCGCCATGCCGTATTACAGCTTCAACCGGCCGGGGGCGCACATCTCGGAGGGCCTGCGGGAGAGCTACTGGCGGCAGGGGCAGGCAACTGGCTTTCTTGCCGCCTATCACGCGCTTGGCGCCTTCTCCGAAACCGATTTCCGCGACGACCTCAAGAAGATCACCGTTCCCGCGCTGGTGGTCCACGGCAGCGACGACCAGATCGTCCCGCTGGAAATCTCCGCGAAACTGACCGCCGGGCTCGTTCCACATGCCAAGCTCATTGTCTACGAAGGCGGCTCGCATGGGCTGCTGCATGTCGACAAGGACCGCTTGAACGCCGACCTGCTGGCGTTCCTTCGCGGCTGA
- a CDS encoding TetR/AcrR family transcriptional regulator: protein MMAKTKTDMREAVMTAARATVQSHGYNALSFRELAKEVGIKSASVHYHFPTKGDLGAALARRYTEEGAAYLAELLATSEDATWCMDKYTAIFRSALANDNRMCLCGIMSAELDDLPIEVRTEVDKFAAMNVGWLVTVLSRAKPSVSEQDRREQAMAIFAAIEGAQLVARGCRDIGIYDRTIRSYRTTGLIP, encoded by the coding sequence ATGATGGCCAAAACCAAAACGGATATGCGCGAGGCGGTCATGACCGCCGCAAGGGCGACGGTGCAGTCGCATGGCTACAATGCGCTCAGCTTTCGCGAACTCGCGAAAGAGGTGGGGATCAAAAGTGCCAGCGTGCACTACCACTTCCCGACCAAGGGCGACCTGGGGGCGGCGTTGGCGCGCCGTTATACCGAGGAGGGGGCGGCCTATCTCGCTGAGCTCCTGGCGACGTCCGAGGACGCGACCTGGTGTATGGACAAATACACGGCGATCTTCCGCTCGGCCCTAGCCAACGATAACCGCATGTGTCTGTGCGGCATCATGAGCGCCGAGCTTGACGATCTTCCGATCGAGGTTCGGACCGAGGTCGACAAATTCGCGGCCATGAACGTTGGTTGGCTTGTCACGGTGCTCTCGCGGGCAAAGCCTTCAGTGAGCGAACAGGACCGGCGGGAACAAGCGATGGCGATCTTTGCCGCCATCGAGGGCGCCCAGCTGGTCGCGCGCGGCTGCCGGGACATCGGCATCTACGACCGGACGATCCGGTCTTATCGGACGACTGGTCTTATCCCGTGA